The following DNA comes from Fundulus heteroclitus isolate FHET01 unplaced genomic scaffold, MU-UCD_Fhet_4.1 scaffold_70, whole genome shotgun sequence.
TTATAAAAGTACTTAATGTACTAATTCTATATGTCGATATTTTTACACCtgtaaataaaaactacaaTCATCAACTAATTTGTTCATTTCCCTTTATTGCCCCTTTGTGGGACTATAAAGTCAAACAGatcatttccctttgggatcaataaagtgtttttgaattgaatttgaataaagggtaatatttatttatttaaacaaatgaacatttgaaaacGTGCATCCTTTATGTTGAAGTGCATTACATGcataagctgtttttttgtttttgtttttttttctaactggaAGTCATCGACACTTAGTGGTCCAGTTGAATCACTAAGAGGATCTGATGATCTGAGGGAGCTAAAGATCAAGGCTTCAAAGATCTGAAGCTTATTGCCAAAGATAAATCGTCAAAATACCAGTGAAAACCGTCAAAAATCTAGTGAGAGGGAGGACTTAATTGCTGTAATCTAATAAAGATCTTTGCCATGTAGATAAAAGCAAATTAATTCCCTTTAAATGTTGATACTCTGGTACCTTATTCTAATGCCTGTGTCATTTCCTATAAGAAATaaacttcttggttgaattaagaCTATGTTTATCTAAACCTGGCAGGTCAGgtgtatgtataattttgaagctaattatgattattttatttctaacatAATCctccaaataaagaaaaataagcctGTGTTCAAAAAGAGGCGtgaaggtggcatgacgtcttCTCCGTCCTTGATCTCTGTTCTCCTCTCGGGCGCATGCGCGTCGGAAGCAAACAACCTCACGCACGCAGTGACGCAGCGGTAGTAAACGGTCAGACGCCCGTATGTTCTCTCGTAGCTTTGTGTCCGGTAGCAACATGTCGGTGAGGAGGGAGCCCAGCGGAGGAACTGCAGTGACTGAGAGCGGCACGCCGGAGACATAAACGACACGCCGAGCAGTCGGGACGAAAAGCTCCGAGAATCAGCCGGGGGAACGTCTTTGTTTTCTCACAGCGGCGGGGCCTGTTGGGGGGCTAATGGACGGATAAGAGCAAAGAACGGACAGCCGGGTTGATCCGAGGACTCGCAGGCAGGTGGTCGGGCTGGttgggagagagagaaagaagggAGCAGCGTGTTCGGCCACTAATCAGGACGGGGATTCTCCTTGCTGGGGATGTTATCTGTATTGTCTTATGGCAGACTGGTAGCCAGGGCTGTCCTGGGCGGACTCTCTCAGACAGACGGTCGGGACTACAGCCTGATCTCCGCCAGCTATGGCTTCGGTAAAGACTTTCGTAAAGGGATCCTGAAGAAAGGGATGTGCTACGGCGATGATGCCTGTTTCATAGCGCGGTACAGGGGCGCCGATGTTTTAGGTAAGCTTTCTAAAATGGGGGGGGAAATGCTCTGTGAGCTGGGGTGACCTTCAGTGATCCAGCCCGCACGTGTGCCGATCACTcggataaaaacaaaacaaccccccCACTCCGTTTGCCCCCCCTGCAGCTTCCACAGGAGCTTGACAAACCTGATCTTGTCTGTCTTGCAGCAAAATCGCATGCAATAATCACCTGTTATATGCATATTTAGTTTTGGgatcttatttttaaaacagaacccggttatgttctatttatgtgcattgttgttgttttttcccccctttaaaACACCGAATGACCTTTCACCTAGATTAGCTCCGACGCAACGATCAAGCGGGGAGCCGAATCCATAAAATCACGGGGGCCGTTAAATAAACAGCATTGCGCTTAAATATGACGGCAAAGTGCTCTTTTAAGAAGCATCGGACCGATAGCTACAATGTCTTGCAGAGGTCAGAATGGTTGAGCGTGGAGGCAGCCATATTGCTAGCGGTGGCCTCCGCTCAATGCTTTTTGTCCTCGCCGGCACGAGGGCAAACACGGGCACAGACCACGTGGTTTGCTTGGACGCCTCAAAGCacgtattatttttaaaatgcatcctCCAGACACGCCGTTGTGGGCTATTGTAATGTTGTGAAATAGTTTGATCATCATCATTAGCTGGTAATGGAGAGGAACGTTTTAATGTGAGAGCTTTGTTCTTTGTTCTGGCTAACAGTGAATGGATGTGAAGGGAATCCCCCCCAGGTTCCAGTTTAGTTtcgcttttttttcttgttgtacCAAATACAGTGATGGTGATTCAGCtgtagtattttattaaactggagaaatgattccaaaacagctttttttcccaaagTCTGAAGaagtttcgcttcccatccagaaagctttctcagttcaaatgtctggagtagtgtggagttacAGTCTTATATTATTGTTTTGGCTTAGATACAAtcattaaaaatgattttctaaTGTAATTCATAACTATCCTGCACCTGTTGTAGGTATTCAATGATTAGGCACTCAGATTTGGTTTGTTTcagctcgtgtcttattttcgatggattgaaaatattttctctACCTTGTAGTATTCACAGCTATAACTTTTTTCGCATCCATGTTACAACTGCAAACATTGAAGggttttattgtgtgtttttcttcatagaccaacacaaagtagggcgtgtgttttaaataataagGAACGCGGTTTTCAAAGTGGCTTCCCAAGCAAGAATCCGACAAGTGTGATTTGTATTGTGATGTACATTTCTATTTGGTTCCTTTTTTACTGTGACGTTCCTAAAATCTAGTTCCAGTTATTGCCATCTGAATTCACCTAATTGGTAGTCTTTCTACTGAgtacatggtggtggcagcatcatgctgtgggaatcgCTTTCTTCAGtagagacagagaagctggccAGAGTGGACTTGTACATTAACGGagctaaatataaaataaccctatataagaaaaccttttagaggCGGAAAAGACTGGGGTGGAGGCTCACCTTTTAGTAGGAACACAGATTTACTGCCAGACATTCAATGGAGTTAGTTAAAGAATATTCATGTATTAGATCGGACCAGTCAAAGTGCTGATTGCTGTCTAACAGAGAATCCATGTCAAGTATTACCTATTTATGTTCAGACACTCTCCATCTAATCCTATGAAATTGAGCTATTTTGCTAAGAGGAAAGGGCAAAAGGTTCAGCCTGTagattttcaaagtttttagAGGCATACGGTCAACAATTGGCAGCAAAGGCTTCATTGAACGAGTCTTGATTGAGGGAGTCAGATAAATGTACATCACACTTCTTAGCTGGAATTTTTTTGTACCTCACAGTTGTGCACAAAGTGgaaaaatcccagtaaaacgtgtaaaatctaaatattttttctcatgTCTGCTATATATATTAGTTTAGTTTCCAAAACTAAAGACAGACTTCAATctgtatttttacttgattaTCTATAAATAACCACATTAATCACATTCAAAACAAGGCTGCTGAGGCAGACCCAGATACAGATTTcttttaattgtcttttttttttttctctctgcctcATAGGTGTGGCAGATGGTGTAGGTGGCTGGCGGGATTACGGCGTTGACCCGTCTCAGTTCTCTGCCACCTTGATGAGAACCTGCGAGCGACTGGTGAAGGAGGGACGCTTCACTCCCACTAATCCGGTGGGGATTCTCACCTCTGGTTATTATGAGCTGCTACAGAACAAAGTTCCTCTGCTAGGTGAGTACACGGAGACCGTAACATCTGAACAGTCTGTACACCAGGGATGGTCTGTACAGTAATCTGTGGAGCGAGCTGTGCTGAAAGCTATACTTAAATAGCTGCAGTATGAGTCAGACTGGAGCACTGCTGTCGAGAGGCTCGCATgatattttacattaaacagAGTTGAATTTATCAGCTGTTTTTTATCTAGAAGAAAACCTAGAGGAATATAGTAAGACGAACAATTATAGGATAAGTGTTTAATTATATTAGAGTTTTGTTGCAGGATTTCAGCTTCAGCTTGggtttttttcttaatagtttgaatttttattgatttaaattacGTAATCTAAATTACGTCAACCCTTGGTTAGGCCATGAAAGTTTTCACATTCCAAACATTTCATATTTTGCCACTAGCcagtagggctgtgcataaaaatcgatataaagattaatatcgatatttttaaaaacgatttaatatcgatattctggctttcaatatcgatatacctcccaacctctagggggcgttattacagcgcaaccattacagttcacagcgaaggagagcaagtgagacgaatttgtggaacggccgacaggattttagaagctcctttgtccctaaaatcagatgtttgggcacatttttggtttctgtgacacgttaaatgcattgaagcaaatgcactttattttcctgttaatatgtctgtgatcaataaatagaacataaacataatatttggctgattttggtgattgaatcactgagcattaattcaaagtaataaatatcgatattggaatcaaatcaagctgagctatgtatcgagaatcgtatcgtatcgtgagctgtgtatcgagaatcgtatcgaatcggctcatcctagatgatacccagccctactagCCAGGTCCAAAATAGGCCAGGAATCCATCTGTAACTGATAAGAGCGAGGGGTTGTAAAGATTTTAAACGCAGGGTCAGGTCAGACATGTGACAGAGGTCACATTTCCTCTGAGGCTCGGCGTCTCTGGCTAAGAGCCGATTTGGGCATCCAGTGGCTCCTGTCTCGTCGTGAAAGGTTCTAATTATATTTTAGGAACCTGTGACAAGGTTGGTGCTCGACCTTCCAGGCTCAAGGTTAGTGGGGTCTGGAATCTGGAAGGGAAAAGCACAGCCTGTGACCTTGTCTTTCCTCTCTGTTCCACCCTATATATACAGAAATGTGATATTCAGCACAATTATATGAACTAAAAAAAGAATCCAGCGTAAACTGACTCGCGCCTTTCCGTATTTGCAAATGTCCTTTTTTATAATGGCTTGCTTTGTTTACGTGCTTTTGCCCTCATGATTATCTTATTCCCGTGTTTCTAGGAAGCAGCACAGCCTGCATTGTCGTTCTGGACCGAAGGAGTCACCGGCTCCACACGTGTAACCTTGGAGACTCGGGCTTCCTTGTGGTGCGAGGGGGAGAGGTGATCCATCGTTCAGATGAACAGCAGCACTATTTCAACACGCCGTTCCAACTGTCCATCGCTCCTCCGGGAGCTGAGGGAGTTGTGCTCAGTGACAGGTTAGTAGATAAATCCTCAGTGTTGTATTAAAAGCGGCACACAAAGCATCTTTAAGTCTATCTTTGTCTACCTTTTTCAACTTAGAAGGTGacggtttgtttttaaaacagcagctaGGTTGAAATCGGTACTTCATTATTCCTGGTTGTCCGTTTGAAGTCCTCTAATATTTAGGATGTAACAGACAGATGTTATTTTAGGGTGGTTTATATCAGCGGTGTGCTATCTGGACATAAAATCCTAAATCACGAACGGGCTTTGTGAGACATGGAAGTTGACTCATGTCTATGATATCGGTACCCAAGAGCCTCTCTTCGTCTAATGCAAAGACACTGCTTGTGTTTACCTGCATATTTAAAAGCGTGTCAATACATACTACTTACCTGtggtgtcttgcaaaagtattttgtaGTAGTTTAAATCCTTTGTGCTTTTTGTTATGTTACAGCCACACATTtccatgattttatttttattacatttttttgtgatggaCACACACAGAGTAGAGCAGGATTGTGAAGCAGAGGCAAATTTGTATGTGGGTCGCAAcatgttttcacaaataaatagCTAAATAGCTTGACATTGATTTGTATTTAGACCCGGTGCGTTATTTAATCGTTGTGTAACTATGGCTGTTCTCTGAAGACCTCAGAGGCTTTTCAGAGAACCTTAGCATCATGAAGATGCAGGAACATACCCCTAACCCTGAACATCTTAAAGAACACGatcaataaacataaaaactgcAGCACACCTGGGAagctaccaagacatggccgtccacctaagCCCACATGTTGGATGACAAAACCACAGTTCAGAGAAGAGGTTCCCCTTCCAGTCTGAGAAGGCTCCCTAcgttgtgggaacagtttggaaaCGGacccttcctcttccaacatgactgCACCAATGCACAAAGACATGAGAAACTTTGTTGTTGATGGCCTTACTGGTCTGActcctgacctcaacccaataaaacacctttgggatgaattagagcggagactgagagccaggccttcttgTCCAacttcagactgcaggtctttaTGCTCAATgccgatttttttttgctgacatcAGATGTTTTGTGAGGTGGCTGATTCATACTGCTATTAAATGTGACCGCCATCTttctgctgtctgaacggttcgaGGCCGCAAACTGAGCCgcatgcgcagataacagaaggagacgtcacagagcagcacACTGTTTGCAGAAGTAATGGAGAATGTACTTGTTTTATGGAAGTGTTCGATTaaagttttataaaaaataaaaaaaacaaagggggggggggcatggatACTGGCATCTCTTCTGGTTATTATTATAAAGCTGTTAAGCAATGGGAGCCGATTCTTAAAGCCGACATTACTTCATACATTTgttcagagaaacaaaaacattaattcacTATAGTTTTATTTAGTACTACACTTTCTGTTTGGTTTGTATATTAaacagtttcattttatttccagataaaataaaatgaccatGTTGTATTATCCCACTACTACAGTTCGAAATTAAACTCACAAAGCTGTCAAAGAcggacacagagagagagggggggtcTTTCCTGCTCGGCAGAAACTGCGTTTAAACCAGCGAACGTTAACAGTCAGCTTCAGGCCACAGTTCTAAATGGGGGGGGAAAACAGCGTTGCGACTCACGTCTGCACTTTGCTCGCATTTAATGAGCGCATTGCAGCGAGAAAAGAGCTTCTTTAGTTCAGGAGGATTAAAAGCACCGACCACCGCTGCAGTGTATGGACCTTATTTTATGTAAGGTTGGATGCTGTACGCGTCGTGGTTGGTAATTGTTTTACATGATTCTCCATGGCAACGCACACATGCACATCTCGCCAGGTGGAGTACAGACGTGGGTTTTTAGACGGTGGGAAACGAGTCCTATCCTGACTGTAAGCGGCTCGGCCACCATTTAATGAAGCAACGCTGACACGCTAGTTTCAGTGACAGAGCAAAAAGACATTGATGACCAGCCCGTTCTCAGAGTGAAACAGACGCGCCGCTGTTCCCTCCGGCTCGCAGTCAGACAGAGGCAGACCTTTAAAGGGCAGAtgcaattaaattaaacagttaaaacaaattaaaagtagaaaaaccTACCCTTGCTGTTGTTGCCACTCAGTCTTACAACACTACCGACCGCTCTGTATCTCCGCTCTGTATATCGGCCAATACCAACACaagaagaaaaatgcaaatatcTGCCGGCCCATGTGTCGGTTGACGTCTAAAGGATACTTTAGGCATCTTTCCTACTTAATATGTAGTGGAAAGTGTCAAATAACTCAAAATGCTTAACTcaaaagacattttcttttcctttttttaaattttctttcagCCCTGAAGCTGCCGACAGCTCGTCGTTTGACGTGCAGCTCGGTGACATCATCTTAACGGCAACAGACGGCCTCTTCGACAACATGCCAGACTACATGATTCTTCAGGAGCTCAAAAAACTCAAGGTATCACGTTTGGGAAaggatttcattttttcatattatttttttctttacacccAAATAAACCCCCATGTGCATTTGAGTGATTCGGTTTTTCCTGTCATCAGAATTCAAACTACGACAGCGTACTGCAGACGGCACAAAGCATCGCGAAGCAAGCTCACGACCTTGCTTACGATCCCAATTACATGTCCCCTTTTGCACAGTTTGCCTGTGACAATGGTCTGAATGTAAGAGGTGAGGACGCTAAATACAGCACCTGTAATGGGAACGTTAAGAaaagttggaaaacaaaactaagattATTCTTTCGGACTCCCTAACAGAAaatcttgccttttttttttttttgcaggaggAAAACCAGATGATATAACGGTGCTGTTGTCTATAGTGGCCGAATATACAGACTAAAAGTGCGTGTGCTGCTCTTGGACTTGTCTTTCTCTGCCGCCTGCCCGAGTCTTCCACCTGCAGCTCTCCCAACATGCACCGCAGGCCGACAGGCGGAGGCCCACCTACACGACTCACACTCCTCACGGCGTGGCTGAATTTCAGCTTTTGCTTCTTTTCGTTTCCTTCCGCCGTTTTAATTTGGTGCTTGGGCAGCAGGCAGCTCGGGTATATTCATGTGGATCATGACGCAGCAGGTGCTGAAATCACTCCCCGTGTCTCACGCAATGTCATCGGACAAACTGTAGGGGATGGAAAGGAACAGACCGACGTGTTTTCTACTTGAGAGTAGCCCttatgtctaaaaaaaacaaacaaaaaaaagtcattattaAGGAGTAAGCCATGCATTTGGACGTGTTTTGAGAGTAGCGGTTGAGCAGGTCACTGAACGTTGCTATCCAGCATCTATTACATTATTTGCTCCCATCTTGCTTAAAGTAAGCACATATATTACCCTGAGGGTGCTTGTGTGGGAAAGCATAGGTGTTGACGAGGAGTAGGGCGTGGCGTTTGGGTTTCAGTGCCTCGGGGTTGGGAATGTCAAAAGGTAGCTGTAAAGCGAAAGTGTAACTCTTTGCGTTGGGAAGGTTAATCCGGTGTTGTCACTTAGCTTAGGGAGCTGTTGATGCGCACATCTTGACAGGttgtaaatatttagttttttaggACTATATTTCTGTTGTCGTTTGACCGATGAGGCAAAGAGCTCGTCGGTTGCTCGTGTAGGAGTTCACGAACACATTTCTATGCCTAGATGATAATCTTTAATTTAATCACTTCCACACTTGCTGAAACGAACAAGATGTTTGCGAGGATTGTCGGCGGGGGCAACCTGTTCGATATCCTTGAAATCGGTAGGAATCTTTGTCGACTAGTTCACGGCTACATTGCACCTCTACGTTGGCTCCTAGTAGGTTAGTATTGTAATGCAGTAGTTCAGAAAAACACTCATATTAGtactcaaactttttttttatgccaacTAGTGGCTCTTTTGTCTAACTAGGAGGAATCGGAAATTGCTCGACCGGTTACACAAAAGTCCCAACTGGTAGGATTTTTTGCTATACTAGCAGATGACTAGACCAAACTGGTATCTCTCATACTAATTAACTAGTTGTTGAAAATCCTAACATGttaattatccatccattttcttaacatgtctatcccttgtggggtcgcgaggggtgctggtgcctatctctagctgtcaatgggcgagaggcggggtacttGTCAATGACTAGACCCAACTAGTGGCTGAAATCGTATTTAACTAGTTGATTAAAATGCCTAACTTGTTAACTAGTTGGCAGCAATTTTACAACTAGTCCTAGTAGTCAGCCAAAGTGCTGCACCAATGGTGCCGAAGTCTCCACTAAAAGGTTTTTGCTGCAATAACAGATGACTAGACCTAACTACTCATGCTAGTTTACTAGTTGCCATAATAAATCCTATCTTAACTAGTCAACATAATTTATGGCCCCTAATTTACCACTTACCATGAAATTTGAACACAAACCTAGGGCAACCTACAATTTTACCTACCGGTAGTCAACTTGTTCTAGTTACAGGCTTTTTGCCCAAACTTATTTACTAGTGCACTAGTTGACTAGTTCATCCATTCATAACCTTTATTTTTAGAAGTGAGTCCTATTGTGACATGACGTCTCATTTGCAAGAGAGACTGGTTTAAACCAACTAGCGAGTAAATAGTAGGCAGCAACAAGTCAACTAAATTGACAAGTCGTTTGGTCTGGTCCTCAAAAAAAGTCTTATTAGTTGGGACCTTTTGCTCTACTTTAGCAGACGTCAGTGAGTTGCATACTAGCAGGTGAAAAAGATGGCTGACATCAAGGAATATttacatatatctatatagatagatatacagaAACAGCTTGCCATATATATTGGCCATCCGCTGTATGGTTGGAGTGATGCTGATGTGTGAGCGCGGTATGTGTGAGAAGTCTTGAATGTTGATGTTTATCTCAAAAATGCTAAAGCTAGCAGCTGGGAATACTTGTAGTTGCAATGATGGGCCAGGAATAAATtaatggatttttatttttaacgttttgtctgaaaagtgtttaaaaaaagatatacatgtgcaggttttattatttttattttttttatctaagtcGTCgttcttggggaaaaaaaattaatttgtcttaaaaacaaaaaaaaaattctctcatTAAAGACATAACACCAATAGCTTTTCTGTCAAATCACTACTGAGGGTCAGACGAGAAGCCAccaaaactgttaaaactttctatattttgttttcttatcaAAACGTAAAAGtcatttaaagataaaaaaaatgatcttGCATTTTTCTCCCCCATGGCTTCTTTGCAGGTGTTTCTGAAAACTCAAACCATTCAGAATTTCACCCATGACACCGGCTCCTTCCACAGCCGTCAAACGAACGCGAAGCAGGGCACATGCATGGTTATAAATGCATACACTGGATACGGATTGCACTCTCCATTATAATTTCTCCTTTTGTCTCTAGCCTCGTCCAAAAGGCTTTGGACAGACTCTGTAGTTGGTCAGTTTTACAGCATGTGCGCCAAAGAACCACTCTCCTCGTATATCATCCTTGCTTTGTTCACGCAGCAATACCGCGTTTGGTTGGAAGGTTTTGTGTGCGTAAAAGAGTGCGATCGAGTAAAAGTCGTCTCGTCTTTTGTTCCGCGCTTAGCTCTGCGTGTCTCATGTGAGTGGATAGCTGTAAGCACGACACAAGCAACCAAAAAAGGAAAGCCATATTGCCCGATAACATGCACTGTAAGCACTGGGGATAATAATATTGGTACTTTTGATGGTACAGTTACAGCTGATTCTTTGTGTGCTATGCATTAGAGATTATTCAGTTCACGggggtatttttttattttttaggggGCAGTAAAGCAATCAAAGGTTTGTGTTATGCATG
Coding sequences within:
- the LOC105935842 gene encoding protein phosphatase PTC7 homolog, producing the protein MLSVLSYGRLVARAVLGGLSQTDGRDYSLISASYGFGKDFRKGILKKGMCYGDDACFIARYRGADVLGVADGVGGWRDYGVDPSQFSATLMRTCERLVKEGRFTPTNPVGILTSGYYELLQNKVPLLGSSTACIVVLDRRSHRLHTCNLGDSGFLVVRGGEVIHRSDEQQHYFNTPFQLSIAPPGAEGVVLSDSPEAADSSSFDVQLGDIILTATDGLFDNMPDYMILQELKKLKNSNYDSVLQTAQSIAKQAHDLAYDPNYMSPFAQFACDNGLNVRGGKPDDITVLLSIVAEYTD